In the Oncorhynchus keta strain PuntledgeMale-10-30-2019 chromosome 32, Oket_V2, whole genome shotgun sequence genome, ttttttgggggggggggggatttctTACCATATATAGTGCGAAAGACGTGCAGCCAGTGCTGAGACCGAGTCAGTTCTTGCAACTTGTTGTGCTTCTGATTCAATGACAGCCCATCTGAGCTCTGTTCGAAGCCCGCACGCGCAGCCACAAGATCCCGGTGCGCGGGCAGAAGGATTTCATTCCCACAGGGTCGGATCAGCAAAGGGATAGGCTTCAGCAGAGTTTGGACGAGCACTGGAATCTAGTATCTGAGGAGCGAGTGGAGAGGTTGTGAGTAATGGATGGAGGAACCAAGGACGACTAGAGTGACAGCTACTAGTAGAATTAGATAGTGTATGTGTCATCAACTTTAGACTGTTGGTGTGGTTAGATGATTATACCTAGTCCATATGTATTTGCAGCTAAACAAACATTGGTATTACTGTGCTTTACAGCTGGTGGCATGACTGACTCCTTGTATGTTTTTGTGCCTAGGGGGAACCTGGTGAAGGCAGTGTGGATTCCCAGGGACATGATAGTGGGGCTGCAGTCACCAGCAGTGAGTAATGGTCCATCAGAGATACCGAAGGACCTTGTCATGACAAGCTCTCTGCCTCTGCTGATGTCTATTCGAACTCATCTAGAGCTCACCTCTCATTAACATTTAGTATAGGCTAATGTCTAAAGATTTCACATGAAAACTGACATTACATCCATTCTCTGTTCTGCTGTAGGGGAAGTTTTGGGAGACTATGGGGTTTTCTGCCCATGGTAAGCAATGTCTACATCCAGAAGAGGCTCTCTATCTAATGGAGTGTGTAAGTGCATGGGCTCAGCATTGCCAATAAACATGTTAATCAGGGAATTGTTATCAGCTCACACCATTCAGGTTATAATTATTCCTGGTCGGATTGTTGTTCACCAAATAAAGACATTTCCATTAGTTTGATACATGTGGATCCAAATAGGACAAACACAGTTTGTCATTTTTATCTTAGAATTGTTATCCCTTGTGATCCTCAAAATGAATAGGGAAACCTGCAAGTTTTCTACCAAGACCTGCCACTGTCCATCCAAGAGGGTTATGAGAGATTTCTATACTCAAAGACAATGAGTGTACAGCATTACCAGGTATGAGAAAAGACAATATAATACAATTCCAGCAAGTCTAAACTTATGATTTGATGTAACGGGATGATTTTATTTCTTCTAAAGGTTTTTGGCCATTTGAAGCGACTTGGTTATGTGGTGAACAGATTTGATCCCAGGTAATTGTCTCCCTCATGGACATGAACTAGTCTAGATTCTAAGGCCATTCCTTTCCTTTTCCTTAGTTGCATGCAAGCGACTGTATTTATGATCTGAGGATTGGTGTGGTTCCCTGTAGTTCTGTGCCATCGCAGTATGAGAGGCAGTTGAACCTGCCCCAGTCCCGAGACGGCTCAGGAAAACTTCGGAAGAGGAAACGCAGCCACAGCCCCACCTCCAGGTGAGTGAGCAGACACAGACATACCCAGTTTATATTTAAACATGGTTTAATCACTCAGTCAACCCACACACCTCAAAGCGATTACTGTCCAATGGGAAACCCTGCCTTTCTGCCTCTTTTAATGCGCTCCAggcacacaggaacacaggagGGCCCCACTTCTaagagaatggaggaggagaaagactgcaacagagaggaagaggacaagaATCCTGACTCTCTTCCAGATCTTTCAGCCCCAGACATTGACGAAATCCAGACAGCATCACACGTTGACCCCACCACTTCAACTGTGGGTGGCCAGGGCAGGAGCTGGTGGTCAAAGAAAGGctccccagaccctgactctgAGCTGCCAGGTCAGCCCCAGAGGTCCCCTCGCTGGGACTTCAGCTCCATCCCTTTCCCAGACCTGGGCTCCAGATGCTGGCTCCCCAGCAGCCTGACCTCCCCAGACCCCTGCCTGCTGCCCGGGGCTGTGGGGTCAGTGGGGGCCTGCGATGTGGCCCCCTGGCTGCAGAGGCTCAATCTGCGTGAGGTGAGGATGTCCCGGcatgagtgggagagagagcgggataggGACCGGTACCGGAGGGACATCAACCAGGACAGAGAGGTACGACGTTGCAGGAACTGGGCGGAGTACCAGGAGCTACAGGAGAGAAGGATTCAACGGAGCCGCAGAGATAGGCCAGCACACCTGTGGAAGGGGCCGGTCACACCCCTACATGACCCTGCACAGGTCACTTCAACTGGTAAAACTAATCTGGACTTCATTGCTGTCAATGACAAGTTCATATAAGTTCCAATATCTGTTTACTCTCTTCATTGTTACATTAACTCATTATCCCATGTGGTTTACCAAAGTTGGATTACATTTTTCATAAGCAGCATCTTGAATGGTTAAATGTCTAAATGGTTTGGACTTTTCTTCCTTCTCGGATGCAGGTGAGCTGCTGGATAAAATCAGTGTGATCAAATCCACACGGCTGCTGGAGGGAGCATCCAGGTATTCCTCTTTAGGATCTTATCACGAACCCTGAGTTGATTTTAGTATGACATGCTAGCTGAGTGTTCCATCCCGGTTAGTGGTAATTGTAT is a window encoding:
- the LOC118365612 gene encoding tRNA-splicing endonuclease subunit Sen54-like isoform X1; this translates as MIVGLQSPAGKFWETMGFSAHGKQCLHPEEALYLMECGNLQVFYQDLPLSIQEGYERFLYSKTMSVQHYQVFGHLKRLGYVVNRFDPSSVPSQYERQLNLPQSRDGSGKLRKRKRSHSPTSRHTGTQEGPTSKRMEEEKDCNREEEDKNPDSLPDLSAPDIDEIQTASHVDPTTSTVGGQGRSWWSKKGSPDPDSELPGQPQRSPRWDFSSIPFPDLGSRCWLPSSLTSPDPCLLPGAVGSVGACDVAPWLQRLNLREVRMSRHEWERERDRDRYRRDINQDREVRRCRNWAEYQELQERRIQRSRRDRPAHLWKGPVTPLHDPAQVTSTGELLDKISVIKSTRLLEGASSLKGSE
- the LOC118365612 gene encoding tRNA-splicing endonuclease subunit Sen54-like isoform X2 → MIVGLQSPAGKFWETMGFSAHGKQCLHPEEALYLMECGNLQVFYQDLPLSIQEGYERFLYSKTMSVQHYQVFGHLKRLGYVVNRFDPSSVPSQYERQLNLPQSRDGSGKLRKRKRSHSPTSRHTGTQEGPTSKRMEEEKDCNREEEDKNPDSLPDLSAPDIDEIQTASHVDPTTSTVGGQGRSWWSKKGSPDPDSELPGQPQRSPRWDFSSIPFPDLGSRCWLPSSLTSPDPCLLPGAVGSVGACDVAPWLQRLNLREVRMSRHEWERERDRDRYRRDINQDREVRRCRNWAEYQELQERRIQRSRRDRPAHLWKGPVTPLHDPAQVSCWIKSV